In Clostridium swellfunianum, a genomic segment contains:
- a CDS encoding [FeFe] hydrogenase, group A: protein MSGQFMLIDDIPVEINGEKNILELVRKAGIDLPTFCYYSELSVYGACRMCMVENKWGEIEAACSTPPKAGMEVKTNTPRLRKYRKMILELLLSNHCRDCTTCEKNGHCKLQDLAQRFGIKEIRFDNTSENRMLDKSSVSIVRDKSKCILCGDCVRMCDEVQNVGAIDFVKRGSKMTVSTAFDEPIAESNCVGCGQCAAVCPTGAIVIKNDTSKLWKELSDKDTKVIVQIAPAVRVGVGEELGFTDGVNVMGKLVASLRRMGFDEVFDTSTGADLTVLEETGEFLKRLESDEKLPLFTSCCPAWVSYVEKNYPELIQNVSTCRSPMQMFSAVLKEHYKHSNRRIVTVAVMPCTAKKFEAQRDEFKKDDIPCTDYVITTQELIQMIKESGIVFSEIEPEAVDMPFGASSGAGVIFGVTGGVTEAVIRRVLDDKSTTTLRTVAFNGVRGMKGLKETKVTVGDRELKIAIVSGLKNADDVVKKIKAGEVQYDFIEVMACPGGCISGAGQPFAKAEGKIKRGAGLYEADRMSSIKRSEENPVMMSLYSGLLKGKVHELLHVHYKGRE from the coding sequence ATGAGTGGACAGTTTATGCTTATAGATGATATTCCTGTTGAAATAAATGGAGAAAAAAACATACTTGAACTTGTTAGAAAGGCTGGGATTGATCTTCCTACCTTCTGCTATTACTCTGAGTTATCAGTATACGGAGCATGCCGTATGTGCATGGTGGAAAACAAGTGGGGCGAAATTGAAGCTGCTTGCTCAACTCCCCCTAAGGCTGGAATGGAAGTAAAAACAAATACTCCAAGGCTTAGAAAATATAGAAAGATGATACTTGAGCTTCTTTTATCAAATCACTGCAGAGACTGTACTACCTGTGAGAAGAATGGTCATTGCAAGCTGCAGGATTTAGCACAGCGTTTTGGTATTAAGGAAATACGATTTGACAACACCTCAGAAAATAGAATGTTAGACAAATCATCAGTTTCAATAGTAAGAGATAAGAGCAAGTGCATATTATGCGGTGACTGCGTAAGAATGTGTGATGAAGTGCAAAATGTTGGAGCAATCGACTTTGTTAAGAGGGGTTCAAAGATGACTGTAAGTACAGCTTTTGATGAACCTATAGCTGAATCTAATTGCGTAGGCTGCGGGCAATGTGCTGCAGTTTGTCCAACAGGAGCTATTGTTATAAAAAATGATACATCAAAGCTTTGGAAGGAATTAAGCGACAAAGATACTAAGGTTATAGTACAAATTGCGCCTGCTGTCAGAGTTGGAGTAGGGGAGGAACTTGGATTTACGGATGGAGTCAATGTAATGGGGAAGCTTGTAGCTTCATTAAGAAGAATGGGTTTTGACGAAGTTTTTGATACTTCTACAGGAGCAGATCTAACAGTTTTAGAAGAAACAGGAGAGTTTTTAAAGAGGCTGGAAAGTGATGAAAAACTTCCACTATTTACATCCTGCTGTCCTGCTTGGGTTAGCTATGTTGAAAAGAACTACCCTGAACTTATTCAAAATGTTTCTACATGCCGCTCTCCAATGCAGATGTTTTCAGCTGTACTTAAGGAACATTACAAACATTCAAATAGAAGAATAGTAACTGTGGCAGTTATGCCTTGCACAGCAAAGAAATTTGAAGCGCAAAGGGATGAATTCAAAAAGGATGATATTCCTTGTACAGATTATGTTATTACTACTCAAGAACTCATTCAAATGATAAAGGAATCTGGTATTGTCTTTTCAGAAATAGAGCCTGAAGCTGTAGATATGCCTTTTGGAGCTAGTAGTGGAGCAGGGGTTATCTTCGGAGTGACAGGAGGAGTTACAGAAGCTGTTATAAGAAGAGTTTTAGATGATAAATCCACAACTACACTTCGTACAGTAGCTTTTAATGGTGTAAGGGGTATGAAGGGCCTTAAGGAAACTAAGGTTACAGTTGGTGATCGTGAATTAAAAATAGCAATTGTGAGCGGCTTAAAAAATGCAGATGATGTTGTAAAGAAAATAAAAGCTGGTGAAGTGCAGTACGATTTTATAGAAGTAATGGCTTGCCCGGGAGGATGCATAAGCGGTGCTGGTCAGCCTTTTGCAAAAG
- the nuoF gene encoding NADH-quinone oxidoreductase subunit NuoF, with the protein MLLNREEFKNAVDLYKASLKKQHKKILICAGTGCVAGGALKIYDEFIRIMGEKGIDCSISLEKEPHDNSVGIKKSGCHGFCEMGPLVRIEPWGYLYIKVKPEDCEEIIEKTIVNDECVERLAYTKDGSIYRKQEEIPFYKKQTRLALEHCGHIDSTSIEEYLAVGGYEAFEKTLFDMTSDEIIKQIEESALRGRGGGGFSTGRKWSQVKRQQEPMKYIVCNGDEGDPGAFMDRSVMEGDPHRVLEGMMIAAVACGAQEGYIYVRAEYPLAVSRLNNAIEEARRWGLLGKNVLGTNFSFDIKINKGAGAFVCGEGSALTASIEGKRGMPRVKPPRTVEQGLFGKPTVLNNVETFANVPSIISKGSEWYKSIGPEKSPGTKAFALTGNIENTGLIEVPMGTPLREVIFDIGGGMRDGKGFKAVQIGGPSGGCLTKEHLDLPLDFDSLKKAGAMIGSGGLVVMDEDTCMVEVARFFMNFTQNESCGKCVPCREGTKRMLEILERIVAGKGELEDIDMLLELADTISSTALCGLGKTAAFPVVSTIKNFRDEYVTHIVDKKCPSKTCSKLKTIFIEEETCKGCSKCSRICPVGAISGKVKSPYKIDKDKCIKCGACIESCAFKAIKED; encoded by the coding sequence ATGCTTCTAAATAGAGAAGAATTTAAAAATGCAGTAGACTTGTACAAGGCTAGCTTAAAAAAACAGCACAAAAAAATTCTTATATGCGCTGGTACGGGCTGTGTTGCCGGTGGCGCTTTAAAAATTTATGATGAGTTCATAAGAATTATGGGGGAAAAAGGTATAGATTGCTCCATAAGTCTTGAGAAGGAACCCCATGATAATTCTGTTGGAATTAAGAAAAGCGGCTGTCATGGATTTTGCGAGATGGGACCATTAGTTAGAATTGAGCCTTGGGGCTATTTATATATAAAGGTTAAACCTGAAGACTGTGAAGAAATTATAGAAAAAACTATAGTTAATGATGAGTGTGTTGAAAGACTTGCCTATACTAAGGATGGAAGTATCTATAGGAAGCAGGAAGAAATCCCTTTCTATAAGAAGCAAACTAGGCTTGCACTTGAGCACTGCGGGCATATAGACTCTACTTCGATAGAGGAGTATTTGGCAGTTGGCGGATATGAGGCTTTTGAAAAAACTCTATTTGACATGACCTCTGATGAAATAATAAAGCAGATTGAGGAATCGGCTTTAAGGGGGCGCGGTGGAGGCGGCTTCTCAACTGGTAGAAAGTGGTCTCAGGTTAAGCGCCAGCAGGAGCCTATGAAATATATTGTATGTAATGGTGACGAAGGAGACCCAGGTGCTTTTATGGATAGAAGCGTTATGGAAGGAGATCCTCATAGAGTTCTCGAAGGCATGATGATTGCAGCTGTTGCTTGTGGAGCTCAGGAAGGCTATATATATGTACGTGCGGAGTATCCTTTAGCTGTAAGCAGACTTAACAATGCTATTGAGGAAGCAAGACGTTGGGGGTTATTAGGAAAAAATGTTTTAGGAACAAACTTCAGCTTTGATATAAAAATAAATAAAGGAGCAGGTGCCTTCGTTTGTGGTGAGGGAAGTGCTCTTACAGCATCTATTGAAGGAAAAAGGGGGATGCCTAGGGTTAAGCCTCCTAGAACTGTTGAACAGGGATTGTTTGGAAAACCAACAGTGCTTAATAATGTTGAAACCTTTGCCAATGTTCCATCAATAATAAGTAAGGGATCTGAGTGGTACAAGTCTATTGGACCTGAAAAGAGTCCTGGAACCAAAGCTTTTGCTTTAACAGGGAACATCGAAAATACAGGACTTATTGAGGTTCCTATGGGAACACCTTTAAGAGAGGTAATATTTGATATTGGCGGAGGCATGAGAGATGGAAAAGGCTTTAAGGCTGTCCAGATAGGAGGTCCTTCTGGAGGCTGCTTGACAAAAGAACATCTTGATTTACCTCTAGACTTTGACTCGCTTAAGAAAGCTGGGGCTATGATAGGATCTGGCGGTTTAGTAGTTATGGATGAAGATACCTGTATGGTTGAAGTGGCAAGATTTTTTATGAATTTTACACAAAATGAATCCTGTGGAAAGTGCGTGCCTTGTCGTGAAGGTACCAAGAGAATGCTTGAAATACTTGAAAGAATTGTTGCTGGTAAGGGTGAGCTTGAGGATATAGATATGCTGTTAGAGCTTGCAGACACAATATCTTCAACAGCACTTTGCGGCTTAGGAAAAACTGCAGCATTCCCTGTAGTTAGTACAATAAAGAATTTTAGAGATGAGTATGTAACTCATATAGTAGATAAGAAATGCCCATCAAAAACCTGCAGCAAGCTAAAGACTATTTTTATCGAGGAAGAGACTTGTAAAGGATGCTCCAAGTGCTCGAGGATTTGCCCAGTGGGTGCTATATCAGGTAAAGTTAAGTCGCCTTACAAAATAGATAAAGATAAGTGTATTAAGTGCGGCGCTTGTATTGAGTCTTGTGCTTTCAAGGCTATAAAGGAGGATTAA
- a CDS encoding complex I 24 kDa subunit family protein: MNNSFDFSKLDEILKKHQFKSSNIIAILQDTQEAYRYLPKEVFSYLSEKLGISRAKIYSVATFYENFSLEPKGQYVIKICDGTACHVRKSIPILDKLRKELGLSDSKHTTDDLMFTVETVSCLGACGLAPVLTVNDKVYPAMTTDKAGELLKTLRKGEN, encoded by the coding sequence ATGAATAATTCATTTGACTTTAGCAAGCTGGATGAAATTTTAAAAAAACACCAATTTAAAAGCAGCAATATAATTGCAATACTTCAAGATACCCAGGAGGCGTACAGATACCTTCCTAAGGAAGTATTCAGCTACCTTTCTGAAAAATTAGGTATTAGCAGAGCAAAGATATATAGCGTTGCTACTTTTTATGAAAACTTTTCCTTGGAGCCTAAAGGCCAATATGTAATTAAGATTTGTGATGGAACAGCCTGCCATGTTAGAAAGTCCATTCCTATATTAGACAAACTTAGAAAAGAATTAGGGCTTTCAGATTCCAAGCATACAACTGACGATCTAATGTTTACTGTGGAGACAGTTTCTTGTCTTGGAGCCTGTGGATTAGCACCTGTTTTAACAGTTAATGATAAGGTTTACCCAGCCATGACAACAGATAAGGCGGGAGAATTATTAAAAACTCTTAGGAAAGGGGAGAATTAG
- a CDS encoding rhomboid family intramembrane serine protease, translating to MNKIIGKIQYNAPVILNFTLLSFISYILGQFTKNFTTTLIFSNYKTSFADPMQYVRLFSHILGHANWAHFAGNFIIILIIGPMLEEKYGSKTLVQMILITALVTGLIHTLFSNTILLGASGVVYMFIILSSFANTEAGKIPLTLIIVFIIFVGREIFSGVTAQDNISQVSHIIGGICGVFFAFRKSRRDS from the coding sequence AAAAATTCAATATAATGCACCTGTAATTCTAAACTTTACCTTACTTTCTTTTATAAGCTATATATTAGGTCAATTTACAAAAAACTTTACCACTACACTAATCTTTTCAAATTATAAAACTTCCTTTGCAGATCCAATGCAGTACGTGAGGTTGTTCAGCCATATACTTGGTCATGCAAATTGGGCACATTTTGCCGGCAACTTTATTATCATACTTATTATTGGTCCAATGCTTGAAGAAAAGTATGGATCAAAAACCTTAGTACAGATGATACTAATTACTGCTTTAGTTACTGGACTGATTCACACCTTGTTTTCTAATACTATTCTCTTAGGTGCTAGTGGAGTAGTGTACATGTTTATTATCTTAAGTTCCTTTGCAAATACGGAAGCAGGAAAGATTCCTCTTACATTAATAATCGTTTTTATTATATTTGTAGGTAGAGAAATATTTAGCGGAGTAACAGCACAAGATAACATATCTCAAGTCTCTCATATTATTGGTGGAATCTGCGGTGTCTTTTTTGCTTTTAGAAAATCACGAAGAGATTCTTAA